In Microbacterium galbinum, a single window of DNA contains:
- a CDS encoding molybdopterin molybdotransferase MoeA, with protein sequence MSAAPGGRRTVEEQLARVLDAVRPLPSETRAIRDASARALAADATAAHDIPLFDNSAMDGFAVRYADVATASADAPVTLRVVADLPAGVSDDPALAPGEAARIMTGSPAPTDADAIVPFEDTAGGLADSLGEVRVLRAPAKAGVFVRRRGADLVTGDPVVRAGERLGAFQIAAAVAAGIAEVAVRRAPRVAVVSTGSELLAPGDAVVRGRIPDSNGPLLEQLVGGADAEVVLVARVADEADAVRAVTADAVALGADVIVFTGGVSAGAYEPVRGAFDGGGEVEFASVSMQPGKPQAFGVLDSGTLVFGLPGNPVSVAVSFEVFVRPALLAMQGRAAIHRPLASLTADAAWTTPPGRRQYLPAVVDLVAGTVRPATAGGSGSHLAGGLARAQAFAIVPAEVEAVAVGDRIDVMLVE encoded by the coding sequence GTGAGCGCCGCACCCGGGGGCCGCCGCACGGTCGAGGAGCAGCTCGCGCGCGTGCTCGACGCGGTGCGTCCGTTGCCGTCCGAGACCCGCGCGATCCGCGACGCCTCCGCCCGCGCCCTCGCCGCCGATGCGACCGCCGCGCACGACATCCCGCTCTTCGACAACTCCGCGATGGACGGCTTCGCCGTGCGGTACGCGGATGTCGCGACGGCATCCGCCGATGCCCCCGTCACCCTGCGCGTCGTCGCCGATCTGCCGGCCGGGGTCTCGGACGACCCGGCGCTCGCCCCCGGCGAGGCTGCCCGCATCATGACCGGTTCGCCGGCGCCGACCGACGCCGACGCGATCGTCCCCTTCGAAGACACCGCGGGCGGTCTCGCCGACTCTCTCGGCGAGGTGCGGGTGCTGCGCGCGCCGGCGAAGGCGGGCGTGTTCGTGCGCCGCCGGGGAGCCGATCTCGTCACGGGCGACCCCGTCGTGCGCGCCGGCGAACGGCTCGGCGCGTTCCAGATCGCCGCGGCCGTCGCCGCCGGGATCGCCGAGGTCGCCGTGCGCCGCGCGCCGCGCGTGGCGGTCGTGTCGACCGGCAGCGAGCTGCTCGCCCCCGGCGATGCCGTCGTGCGGGGGCGCATCCCCGATTCGAACGGCCCGCTCCTCGAACAGTTGGTCGGTGGGGCGGATGCCGAGGTGGTACTGGTCGCCCGCGTGGCCGACGAGGCGGATGCCGTGCGCGCGGTCACGGCCGACGCGGTGGCCCTCGGTGCCGACGTGATCGTGTTCACGGGCGGTGTGAGCGCCGGAGCCTACGAGCCCGTGCGCGGGGCGTTCGACGGCGGCGGCGAGGTCGAGTTCGCGAGCGTGTCGATGCAGCCCGGCAAGCCGCAGGCGTTCGGCGTGCTCGATTCCGGCACGCTCGTCTTCGGCCTGCCCGGCAACCCGGTGAGCGTCGCGGTGTCGTTCGAGGTGTTCGTGCGGCCGGCGCTGCTGGCGATGCAGGGGCGGGCCGCGATCCATCGGCCGCTCGCATCGCTGACCGCGGATGCCGCGTGGACCACGCCTCCGGGCCGACGCCAGTACCTTCCGGCCGTCGTCGACCTCGTCGCCGGCACCGTGCGTCCCGCGACCGCGGGAGGCTCCGGCTCGCACCTGGCGGGAGGACTCGCACGGGCGCAGGCGTTCGCGATCGTTCCGGCCGAGGTGGAAGCCGTCGCCGTCGGCGATCGGATCGATGTCATGCTGGTGGAATGA
- a CDS encoding ABC transporter ATP-binding protein, giving the protein MTALRAHVVVEREHFAVDVALAVAAGETVAVMGPSGAGKSTLLQALAGLVPLDGGEISVGEQVVDRTAAPRVQVAPMRRGIVLLGQDARLFPHLSVRENVAFGPRSAGVAARQARASADAWLERVGLPGAGDRMPHELSGGESQRVAVARALAASPQAVLLDEPLVALDPDTAAGIRRMLREQLAGVTTVAVTHDAADAVALADRLLVIEAGRVTQSGPVREVLGEPASDFVASIGGVNRLVGVADGGDWRAGEVRLASADAASRAHAAVDGAALAAVFRPEDARLVGEEADGREDAWTTTIADLEQTLTGVRVRTGLGVVDVPLADAGGLAVGSTVRVSVDPAAVRFVAVD; this is encoded by the coding sequence ATGACGGCGCTGCGGGCGCATGTGGTCGTCGAGCGCGAGCACTTCGCGGTCGACGTCGCCCTCGCCGTCGCCGCCGGAGAGACGGTCGCGGTGATGGGCCCGAGCGGCGCAGGAAAGTCGACGCTGCTGCAGGCGCTCGCCGGGCTCGTGCCACTCGATGGCGGCGAGATCTCCGTCGGCGAGCAGGTCGTCGACCGCACCGCCGCGCCCCGCGTGCAGGTCGCCCCCATGCGCCGCGGAATCGTGCTGCTCGGACAGGACGCCCGCCTCTTCCCGCACCTCTCCGTGCGCGAGAACGTCGCCTTCGGCCCGCGGTCGGCCGGCGTCGCGGCTCGCCAGGCCCGGGCATCCGCCGATGCCTGGCTGGAACGCGTCGGCCTCCCCGGCGCCGGCGATCGGATGCCGCACGAGCTGTCGGGCGGCGAGAGCCAGCGCGTCGCCGTCGCCCGCGCGCTCGCCGCCTCGCCGCAGGCCGTGCTGCTCGACGAGCCGCTCGTCGCCCTCGATCCCGACACGGCGGCCGGCATCCGCCGAATGCTGCGCGAGCAGCTCGCCGGCGTCACGACCGTCGCCGTCACCCACGATGCCGCCGATGCGGTGGCGCTCGCCGACCGGCTGCTCGTCATCGAGGCGGGGCGGGTCACGCAGAGCGGACCGGTGCGTGAGGTGCTGGGCGAGCCGGCGTCGGACTTCGTCGCCAGCATCGGCGGGGTGAATCGCCTGGTCGGCGTCGCGGACGGCGGGGACTGGAGGGCCGGCGAGGTGCGACTCGCGAGTGCGGATGCCGCGTCGCGGGCGCACGCCGCGGTCGACGGGGCGGCGTTGGCCGCGGTGTTCCGCCCGGAGGATGCGCGGCTGGTCGGGGAAGAGGCGGATGGGCGCGAGGATGCCTGGACCACCACCATCGCGGATCTGGAGCAGACCCTCACCGGAGTGCGCGTGCGGACCGGTCTCGGGGTCGTCGACGTGCCGCTGGCGGATGCCGGCGGGCTCGCCGTCGGGAGCACCGTGCGGGTGAGCGTCGATCCGGCTGCCGTGCGGTTCGTGGCCGTCGACTGA
- a CDS encoding amidohydrolase has product MTIDLEALYVDLHQHPELSFQETRTAGIAAGHLRDLGLEVHEGVGVTGVVGILTNGDGPVVWVRADMDALPVGEQTGLAYASTATGIDPAGNTVPVMHACGHDMHVTAMIGAVEKLVAERAEWSGTLVVLIQPAEEYGAGSRAMLDDGLLDIAPKPDIVLGQHVTPLPAGTIGVRPGTQMAASDGLTVTLHGRGGHGSRPHSTIDPIVMAAATVMRLQTIASREVDPRDVAVVTVGSIHAGLKNNIIPAEAKLELSLRYPNDEMRDRVLASVERIVRAEAAASGAEREPEIRTDHTLPPTINDADATARVTRALQSVLGEASVVDPGMFTGSEDVSWFARDTGAPLVFWFWGGVDPATFAAAMAGGTLDKDIPTNHSPYFAPVIHPTIEVGVTAMLAAAREFLG; this is encoded by the coding sequence ATGACGATCGATCTCGAAGCGCTCTACGTCGACCTGCACCAGCACCCCGAACTCTCCTTCCAGGAGACCCGCACCGCCGGCATCGCCGCCGGCCACCTGCGCGACCTCGGACTCGAGGTGCACGAGGGCGTCGGGGTGACGGGCGTGGTCGGCATCCTGACCAACGGCGACGGCCCGGTCGTGTGGGTGCGCGCCGACATGGACGCACTGCCCGTGGGCGAGCAGACCGGCCTCGCCTACGCGAGCACCGCGACCGGCATCGACCCCGCCGGTAACACCGTGCCCGTCATGCACGCCTGCGGCCACGACATGCACGTGACCGCGATGATCGGTGCCGTCGAGAAGCTCGTCGCCGAGCGCGCCGAGTGGTCGGGCACGCTCGTCGTGCTCATCCAGCCCGCCGAGGAATATGGCGCCGGCTCCCGCGCGATGCTCGACGACGGGCTGCTCGACATCGCCCCGAAGCCCGACATCGTGCTCGGCCAGCACGTCACCCCGCTGCCCGCCGGCACGATCGGGGTGCGCCCCGGCACGCAGATGGCGGCATCCGACGGCCTCACCGTCACCCTGCACGGACGCGGCGGGCACGGCTCTCGCCCGCACTCCACGATCGACCCGATCGTGATGGCCGCGGCCACCGTCATGCGCCTGCAGACCATCGCCTCGCGCGAGGTCGACCCGCGCGATGTCGCCGTCGTGACCGTGGGCTCGATCCACGCCGGACTCAAGAACAACATCATCCCCGCCGAGGCGAAGCTCGAGCTCAGCCTGCGATACCCGAACGACGAGATGCGCGACCGCGTGCTCGCGAGCGTCGAGCGCATCGTGCGCGCCGAGGCCGCGGCATCCGGAGCCGAGCGCGAGCCCGAGATCCGCACCGACCACACCCTGCCGCCCACGATCAACGATGCGGATGCCACGGCCCGCGTCACCCGAGCGCTGCAGAGTGTTCTCGGGGAGGCATCCGTCGTCGATCCCGGCATGTTCACCGGCAGTGAGGACGTCTCCTGGTTCGCCCGCGACACCGGCGCGCCCCTCGTGTTCTGGTTCTGGGGCGGCGTCGACCCGGCGACGTTCGCGGCGGCGATGGCGGGCGGCACGCTCGACAAGGACATCCCCACCAACCACTCGCCGTACTTCGCGCCGGTCATCCACCCGACGATCGAGGTCGGGGTCACCGCGATGTTGGCCGCTGCGCGGGAGTTCCTGGGCTGA
- a CDS encoding ABC transporter substrate-binding protein, with product MKLRRSLIALAAVTALGTTALAGCSSGGSSDAGEGAGSAALTIAKPDGAITTESNNPYVGDSAASKYGYGKVIFETLGLVNQTGDRGVTPWLAESIEWNDDYTQLTVVPREGVTWSDGEPFTADDIVFTYELVSTPALDTAGLKFEGATVDGDAVTLTFGESKYVNQARVLHVPIVPKHIWENLDEPATDPVTGDDLVGTGPYVLSNWSTESVTLEARDDYWGGDLAVPELHYVSYGDNTALTTALAQGEADWAQAFIPQIEEQFLSADPEHNKFFVAPTTGSATLFMNLQEKPFDDPAFRQALAWVIDRDAYVDIAREGASEPVWSVTGLSSILEDEIQPEFAGQNYEVDAEKARDLLEGAGYTWKDDALVDPDGTPVSFTLSVPSGWSDWNTAQELIAEDVKESIGAEVKIDMPDWGGWADPRDNGTFSAIIHWLEDSGTAYGLYTSTMDPRWISPEGIAGFNFGRFEDPAATEALNTYANASSDEERTASLDTLQKIFVEQVPAIPLGAHPLLGEYNTRNYVGWPSEEDPYASGDPTQQNIVQILTKLKPAE from the coding sequence ATGAAGCTCAGAAGGTCCTTGATCGCCCTCGCGGCGGTCACCGCGCTCGGCACCACCGCGCTCGCCGGATGCTCGTCCGGTGGATCATCGGATGCCGGTGAGGGCGCCGGCTCCGCCGCCCTCACGATCGCCAAGCCCGACGGCGCGATCACCACCGAGTCGAACAACCCCTACGTCGGCGACTCCGCCGCCTCGAAGTACGGGTACGGCAAGGTCATCTTCGAGACCCTCGGGCTCGTCAACCAGACCGGCGACCGCGGCGTCACCCCGTGGCTCGCCGAGAGCATCGAGTGGAACGACGACTACACGCAGCTCACGGTCGTGCCGCGCGAGGGCGTCACCTGGAGCGACGGCGAACCCTTCACCGCCGACGACATCGTCTTCACCTACGAGCTCGTCTCGACCCCCGCGCTCGACACCGCCGGCCTGAAGTTCGAGGGGGCGACCGTCGACGGCGACGCCGTGACCCTCACCTTCGGAGAGTCGAAGTACGTCAACCAGGCGCGCGTGCTGCACGTGCCGATCGTGCCGAAGCACATCTGGGAGAACCTCGACGAGCCGGCCACCGACCCGGTCACGGGCGATGACCTCGTGGGCACCGGCCCCTACGTCCTCTCGAACTGGTCGACCGAGTCGGTCACCCTCGAGGCCCGCGACGACTACTGGGGCGGCGACCTCGCCGTGCCCGAGCTGCACTACGTCTCGTACGGCGACAACACCGCGCTGACCACCGCCCTCGCACAGGGCGAGGCGGACTGGGCGCAGGCCTTCATCCCGCAGATCGAGGAGCAGTTCCTCTCGGCCGACCCCGAGCACAACAAGTTCTTCGTCGCCCCGACCACGGGATCGGCGACGCTGTTCATGAACCTGCAGGAGAAGCCGTTCGACGACCCCGCGTTCCGTCAGGCGCTCGCCTGGGTGATCGACCGCGACGCCTACGTCGACATCGCCCGCGAGGGCGCGAGCGAGCCCGTGTGGTCGGTGACCGGTCTGTCGTCGATCCTCGAGGACGAGATCCAGCCCGAGTTCGCGGGCCAGAACTACGAGGTGGATGCCGAGAAGGCGCGCGACCTGTTGGAGGGCGCGGGCTACACGTGGAAGGACGACGCGCTCGTCGACCCCGACGGCACGCCCGTCTCGTTCACGCTCTCGGTGCCCTCGGGCTGGAGCGACTGGAACACCGCGCAGGAGCTCATCGCCGAAGACGTCAAGGAGTCCATCGGCGCCGAGGTCAAGATCGACATGCCCGACTGGGGCGGCTGGGCCGACCCGCGCGACAACGGTACGTTCTCGGCGATCATCCACTGGCTCGAGGACAGCGGCACGGCCTACGGCCTGTACACCTCGACCATGGATCCGCGCTGGATCTCCCCGGAGGGCATCGCCGGCTTCAACTTCGGCCGGTTCGAGGACCCCGCCGCGACCGAGGCGCTGAACACCTACGCGAACGCCTCCTCCGACGAGGAGCGCACCGCATCGCTCGACACGCTGCAGAAGATCTTCGTCGAGCAGGTGCCGGCGATCCCGCTCGGTGCGCACCCGCTGCTGGGCGAGTACAACACGCGCAACTACGTCGGCTGGCCGTCGGAGGAGGACCCCTACGCCTCGGGTGACCCGACGCAGCAGAACATCGTGCAGATCCTCACGAAGCTGAAGCCCGCCGAGTAG
- the moaC gene encoding cyclic pyranopterin monophosphate synthase MoaC: MSFTHLDAAGHAHMVDVTLKQPTVRTATARGFVRCSTDVVAALRDGTTPKGDVIAVARIAGIQAAKSTASLLPLAHVIGVHRASVDLEIVDDGVQIEATVGTADRTGVEMEALTAVSVTALAVVDMVKGLDRSVVIEDVRITAKSGGRSGDWVRPGESDPGEASA; the protein is encoded by the coding sequence ATGAGCTTCACCCACCTGGATGCCGCCGGTCACGCGCACATGGTCGACGTCACTCTCAAGCAGCCGACCGTCCGCACCGCCACCGCCCGGGGGTTCGTGCGCTGCAGCACCGACGTGGTCGCCGCTCTGCGTGACGGCACCACCCCGAAGGGCGACGTCATCGCCGTCGCTCGCATCGCCGGTATCCAGGCTGCGAAGTCGACGGCATCCCTGCTGCCCCTCGCCCACGTGATCGGCGTGCACCGGGCGAGCGTCGACCTCGAGATCGTCGACGACGGCGTGCAGATCGAGGCCACCGTCGGCACCGCCGACCGCACCGGCGTCGAGATGGAGGCACTCACCGCCGTCTCGGTCACGGCGCTCGCGGTCGTCGACATGGTCAAGGGACTCGACCGCTCGGTCGTGATCGAAGACGTGCGCATCACCGCCAAGTCTGGCGGGCGCTCGGGCGACTGGGTGCGACCCGGCGAGTCCGATCCCGGCGAGGCATCCGCATGA
- the modA gene encoding molybdate ABC transporter substrate-binding protein, translating into MHRSLRRSTAVGIAALALALAGCANAAPAPSSTEAAADTLDGEVSVYAAASLAGAFDEIATAFTAEHPDVTVVPVYDGSSTLVTQILEGAPADVFASADEANMDKAGDAAVDPKLFASNTLVIAVPAGNPKGIADLADLADVTTVLCAAEVPCGAASAKLLDAAGVTIEAASLEQNVTAVLTKVETGEADAGLVYATDVIGRDDVEGVVPENADDVVNHYPIAALADAPNPDAAQAFVAFVLSDAGQAILAEFGFGKP; encoded by the coding sequence ATGCACCGCTCTCTGCGCCGCTCCACCGCCGTCGGCATCGCCGCGCTCGCACTCGCGCTCGCGGGGTGCGCGAACGCGGCGCCCGCCCCATCGTCGACGGAAGCCGCGGCCGACACGCTCGACGGTGAGGTCTCCGTCTACGCCGCGGCCTCGCTGGCGGGCGCTTTCGACGAGATCGCCACGGCGTTCACGGCCGAGCACCCCGACGTGACCGTGGTGCCGGTGTACGACGGCTCCTCCACCCTCGTGACGCAGATCCTCGAAGGCGCCCCGGCCGACGTGTTCGCCTCGGCCGACGAGGCCAACATGGACAAGGCCGGAGATGCCGCCGTCGATCCGAAGCTGTTCGCCTCGAACACCCTCGTGATCGCCGTTCCCGCCGGCAATCCGAAGGGCATCGCCGACCTCGCCGATCTCGCCGACGTGACGACGGTGCTGTGCGCGGCCGAGGTGCCGTGCGGTGCGGCATCCGCGAAGCTCCTCGATGCGGCCGGCGTCACGATCGAGGCCGCGAGCCTCGAGCAGAACGTCACCGCGGTGCTGACGAAGGTCGAGACCGGCGAGGCCGACGCCGGCCTCGTCTACGCCACCGATGTGATCGGCCGTGACGACGTCGAGGGCGTCGTGCCCGAGAACGCCGACGACGTCGTGAACCACTATCCGATCGCCGCCCTCGCGGATGCCCCGAACCCGGATGCCGCGCAGGCCTTCGTCGCCTTCGTGCTGTCGGATGCCGGACAGGCCATCCTCGCGGAGTTCGGATTCGGGAAGCCGTGA
- the modB gene encoding molybdate ABC transporter permease subunit: MSAARVPGYAPRTLAIPATIGLVFLLLPLIALISRVEWVTFLDDVTSDAARSALVLSLGTGLVATLLCIVVGVPLALLIARSGPRVAAVLRAVVTVPLVLPPMVGGVALLYLFGRAGWLGGLGLSFSTPAVVLAQSFVALPFLVLAVEGAVRAAGVDHERTAAALGAGRWTILRRITLPLAAPGIVAGVVLCFARAIGEFGATALFAGNRPGVTQTMPLAIYTAFNGAGVSQGAAVALALLLLATAIAVLLLVRGWRPGAAR, from the coding sequence GTGAGCGCCGCCCGCGTGCCGGGGTACGCCCCGCGCACACTCGCGATCCCCGCGACGATCGGGCTCGTCTTCCTGCTGCTGCCGCTGATCGCGTTGATCTCGCGGGTCGAGTGGGTGACGTTCCTCGACGACGTGACCTCGGATGCCGCTCGCTCCGCACTCGTTCTCTCGCTCGGCACCGGACTCGTCGCCACGCTGCTCTGCATCGTCGTCGGTGTGCCGCTCGCCCTGCTCATCGCGCGCTCCGGCCCCCGCGTCGCGGCGGTGCTGCGCGCCGTGGTGACCGTGCCGCTCGTGCTGCCGCCCATGGTCGGCGGTGTCGCGCTCCTCTACCTCTTCGGGCGCGCGGGGTGGCTCGGCGGGCTCGGCCTGTCGTTCAGCACTCCCGCGGTCGTGCTGGCGCAGTCGTTCGTCGCCCTGCCGTTCCTCGTGCTCGCCGTCGAGGGAGCCGTGCGCGCCGCCGGTGTCGATCACGAACGCACGGCCGCCGCCCTCGGCGCCGGACGCTGGACGATCCTGCGCCGGATCACCCTCCCCCTCGCGGCTCCCGGCATCGTCGCGGGCGTCGTGCTGTGCTTCGCCCGGGCGATCGGCGAGTTCGGGGCGACCGCGCTCTTCGCGGGCAACCGGCCGGGGGTCACGCAGACCATGCCGCTGGCGATCTACACCGCGTTCAACGGTGCGGGCGTCTCGCAGGGCGCGGCGGTGGCCCTCGCGCTGCTGCTGCTCGCGACCGCGATCGCGGTGCTCCTGCTCGTGCGGGGCTGGCGGCCGGGGGCGGCGCGATGA
- a CDS encoding TetR/AcrR family transcriptional regulator, whose amino-acid sequence MASLNTNDGGPVNESSEKSRVRPATRAKRELILQAAVEIFGNKGSTNGTLADVAEQVGMTHAGVLHHFGSKQKLLLEVLAYRDQTDVADLAEKHIPDGPELFLHLVRTAFANELRPGIVQAYTVLSSESVTDHHPGREYFEERYTTLRREVTAAFHELCAQEGVTAPDTIAAASASILAVMDGLQLQWLLHPDLIELGETSAFAIQAIVTAVLRPGPALETYVAGA is encoded by the coding sequence ATGGCAAGCCTGAACACCAACGACGGGGGTCCCGTGAACGAGAGCAGCGAGAAGTCGCGGGTGCGCCCGGCGACCCGCGCCAAGCGCGAGCTGATCCTCCAGGCCGCCGTCGAGATCTTCGGCAACAAGGGATCGACCAACGGCACCCTCGCCGATGTCGCCGAACAGGTGGGCATGACCCACGCCGGCGTGCTCCACCACTTCGGCTCGAAGCAGAAGCTGCTGCTCGAAGTGCTCGCCTATCGCGACCAGACCGACGTGGCCGACCTCGCCGAGAAGCACATCCCGGACGGGCCGGAGCTGTTCCTGCACCTCGTGCGCACCGCGTTCGCCAACGAGCTGCGCCCCGGCATCGTGCAGGCGTACACCGTGCTCTCGTCGGAGTCGGTCACCGACCACCACCCCGGACGCGAGTACTTCGAGGAGCGCTACACGACCCTCCGCCGCGAGGTGACCGCCGCGTTCCACGAGCTCTGCGCACAGGAGGGCGTCACCGCACCCGACACGATCGCCGCGGCATCCGCCAGCATCCTCGCCGTCATGGACGGCCTGCAGCTGCAGTGGCTGCTGCACCCCGACCTCATCGAGCTCGGCGAGACCAGCGCCTTCGCCATCCAGGCGATCGTCACCGCGGTGCTGCGCCCCGGCCCCGCCCTCGAGACCTACGTCGCGGGCGCCTGA
- a CDS encoding MoaD/ThiS family protein — protein MTRVRYFAAAAEAAGTDAEERTEPTLAELRAAVVADHPALADILPRCAVMVDGVRSDDDRSLDGVELIDVLPPFAGG, from the coding sequence ATGACCCGCGTGCGCTACTTCGCCGCCGCCGCCGAAGCCGCGGGGACGGATGCCGAGGAGCGCACCGAGCCCACGTTGGCCGAGCTCCGGGCCGCGGTCGTCGCCGACCACCCGGCACTCGCCGACATCCTGCCGCGCTGCGCCGTGATGGTCGACGGCGTGCGCAGCGATGACGATCGCTCTCTCGACGGGGTCGAGCTCATCGACGTGCTGCCGCCCTTCGCGGGCGGCTGA
- the moaA gene encoding GTP 3',8-cyclase MoaA: MTAVPVVIGRRAPAAESRERAAVDPRGLVDTHGRVHRDLRISLTDRCSLRCTYCMPEQGNEWLARTSILSTDEIVEVAEVAAALGIRTFRLTGGEPLLRPDIVDVVRRISRIQGEDGPVEVAMTTNGISLAQKLPALIDAGLTRLNISIDTIDRQRFADLTRRDRLDDVFEGIAAAAASELRPLKLNAVAMRGVNDDQLADLVAFAMGVGAQLRFIEQMPLDAGHTWDRATMVTREEILEALGERWSLEPVPGRGGAPAEKWRIDGGPHEVGVIASVTAPFCGACDRLRLTADGQLRNCLFSNDEYDLTTLLRGEASVPGQRDDAIADLLRSCILGKLPGHAIDDPSFLQPARGMNAIGG; the protein is encoded by the coding sequence ATGACGGCCGTACCGGTCGTGATCGGCCGCCGAGCGCCCGCTGCCGAGTCTCGTGAGCGGGCGGCGGTCGACCCGCGCGGACTCGTCGACACCCACGGCCGCGTGCACCGCGACCTGCGCATCTCCCTCACCGACCGCTGCTCGCTGCGCTGCACCTACTGCATGCCCGAGCAGGGCAACGAGTGGCTCGCACGCACCAGCATCCTCTCGACCGACGAGATCGTCGAAGTCGCCGAGGTGGCCGCCGCCCTCGGCATCCGCACGTTCCGTCTCACCGGTGGCGAGCCGCTCCTCCGGCCCGACATCGTCGACGTCGTGCGGCGCATCTCACGCATCCAGGGGGAGGACGGGCCGGTCGAGGTCGCGATGACGACCAACGGGATCAGCCTGGCCCAGAAGCTCCCCGCACTCATCGACGCGGGACTCACGCGCCTGAACATCAGCATCGACACGATCGACCGGCAGCGCTTCGCCGACCTCACCCGGCGCGACCGGCTCGACGACGTGTTCGAGGGCATCGCGGCGGCCGCGGCATCCGAACTGCGACCGCTCAAGCTCAACGCCGTCGCCATGCGCGGCGTCAACGACGACCAGCTCGCCGACCTCGTGGCATTCGCGATGGGCGTCGGCGCGCAACTGCGCTTCATCGAGCAGATGCCGCTCGACGCGGGGCACACCTGGGATCGCGCGACGATGGTCACGCGCGAGGAGATCCTCGAAGCCCTCGGTGAGCGGTGGTCGTTGGAGCCGGTTCCCGGACGCGGGGGAGCGCCCGCCGAGAAATGGCGCATCGACGGAGGACCCCACGAGGTGGGCGTGATCGCCTCGGTCACGGCCCCGTTCTGCGGTGCCTGCGACCGCCTGCGTCTCACCGCCGACGGGCAGCTGCGCAACTGCCTCTTCTCGAACGACGAGTACGACCTCACGACGCTGCTGCGGGGCGAAGCATCCGTTCCCGGACAGCGCGACGACGCGATCGCCGACCTGCTGCGGTCCTGCATCCTCGGAAAGCTGCCGGGCCATGCGATCGACGACCCGTCGTTCCTGCAGCCCGCCCGGGGGATGAACGCGATCGGCGGCTGA
- a CDS encoding HesA/MoeB/ThiF family protein, with protein sequence MDPLVAPAPALDPTELVRTARHAVLGGIGEEGQRRLNAAHVAVVGAGGLGSPALLALAAAGIGTLTVIDDDVVELTNLQRQLAHRVDDIGTPKTASAARAITALAPQTSVVQSSERLSPDNAERLLAGADIVVDTSDSFETRRAVAAASEVLGVPLVWGAVQEWHAQVTVFWSDPPASDAVVLADLFPIGTEGEPPSCAQVGVLGALCVQVGGMLASEVVKLVTGAGDPLLGRLAVIDALSARQHEVAIRPAGPARVATEVTA encoded by the coding sequence ATGGACCCGCTCGTCGCCCCCGCACCGGCCCTCGACCCGACCGAGCTCGTGCGCACCGCGCGTCACGCCGTGCTCGGCGGTATCGGCGAAGAGGGGCAGCGTCGCCTCAACGCCGCGCACGTCGCGGTCGTCGGCGCCGGCGGCCTCGGCTCGCCCGCCCTGCTCGCGCTGGCCGCGGCCGGCATCGGCACCCTCACCGTGATCGACGACGACGTGGTCGAACTCACGAACCTGCAGCGCCAGCTCGCCCACCGCGTCGACGACATCGGCACCCCCAAGACCGCCTCTGCGGCGCGCGCGATCACGGCTCTCGCCCCGCAGACCTCCGTCGTGCAGAGCTCCGAGCGCCTCTCCCCCGACAACGCCGAGAGGCTGCTCGCGGGCGCCGACATCGTCGTCGACACGAGCGACTCCTTCGAGACGCGGCGGGCCGTCGCCGCGGCATCCGAAGTCCTGGGCGTTCCCCTCGTCTGGGGCGCCGTGCAGGAATGGCACGCTCAGGTGACGGTGTTCTGGTCGGACCCACCCGCATCGGATGCCGTCGTGCTGGCCGACCTCTTCCCGATCGGCACCGAGGGCGAACCGCCCAGCTGCGCGCAGGTCGGCGTGCTCGGCGCGCTGTGCGTGCAGGTCGGCGGGATGCTGGCGAGCGAGGTCGTGAAGCTCGTCACGGGTGCCGGCGACCCGCTGCTGGGTCGCCTGGCCGTGATCGACGCCCTCTCGGCGCGGCAGCACGAGGTCGCGATCCGCCCCGCGGGCCCGGCCCGCGTCGCGACGGAGGTCACGGCGTGA
- a CDS encoding TOBE domain-containing protein — protein MQTYRIARAAQLLGVSDDTVRRWVDQGLLPVTDSTPAEIPGDALAARALELADEATAQSDSLSSARNRFVGIVTRVQIEGLMAQIDIQAGPHRVVSLMSAEAARDLRLEIGSLATASAKATQVVIEVPKG, from the coding sequence ATGCAGACGTATCGGATCGCACGAGCCGCCCAGCTTCTCGGGGTCAGCGACGATACGGTGCGCCGCTGGGTCGATCAGGGTCTGCTGCCCGTGACCGACTCCACGCCCGCCGAGATCCCCGGCGATGCCCTCGCCGCCCGCGCGCTCGAGCTCGCCGACGAGGCGACCGCGCAGAGCGACTCCCTCTCGAGCGCCCGCAACCGCTTCGTCGGCATCGTCACGCGCGTGCAGATCGAGGGGCTGATGGCGCAGATCGACATCCAGGCCGGGCCCCACCGGGTCGTCTCGCTCATGTCGGCCGAGGCCGCGCGCGACCTGCGGCTCGAGATCGGCTCGCTCGCCACCGCCTCCGCCAAAGCGACCCAGGTCGTCATCGAAGTCCCGAAGGGTTGA